One window from the genome of Oryctolagus cuniculus chromosome 1, mOryCun1.1, whole genome shotgun sequence encodes:
- the DCTN3 gene encoding dynactin subunit 3, whose protein sequence is MAALTDVQRLQARVEELERWVYGPGGARGSRKVADGLVKVQVALGNIASKRERVKILYKKIEDLIKYLDPEYIDRIAIPDASKLQFILAEEQFILAQVALLEQVDALVPMLDSAHIKAVPEHAARLQRLAQIHIQQQDQCMEITEESKALLEEYNKTTMLLSKQFVQWDELLCQLEAAKQVKPAEE, encoded by the exons ATGGCGGCTCTGACGGATGTTCAGCGGCTGCAAGCCCGAGTAGAGGAGCTGGAGCGCTGGGTGTACGGGCCTGGCGGGGCGCGCGGCTCGCGGAAG GTAGCTGATGGCCTGGTCAAGGTGCAGGTGGCCTTGGGAAACATTgccagcaagagggagagggtgaAGATCCTGTACAAAAAGA TTGAAGACCTgatcaagtacctggatcctgagTACATTGACCGCATTGCTATACCTGATGCCTCTAAGCTGCAGTTCATCTTGGCAG AGGAGCAGTTTATCCTCGCCCAGGTTGCACTCCTGGAGCAGGTGGACGCCTTGGTTCCCATGCTGGACAGTGCTCACATCAAAG CCGTTCCGGAGCACGCCGCCCGCCTGCAGCGCTTGGCCCAGATCCACATCCAGCAGCAG GACCAATGTATGGAGATCACCGAGGAGTCCAAAGCTCTCCTGGAAGAATACAACAAGACT ACAATGCTTCTCTCCAAGCAGTTCGTGCAGTGGGATGAGCTGCTTTGCCAGCTGGAGGCTGCCAAGCAAGTGAAGCCCGCAGAGGAATGA
- the RPP25L gene encoding ribonuclease P protein subunit p25-like protein, giving the protein MEHYRKAGSVELPAPSPIPQLPPDTLEMRVRDGSKIRNLLGLALGRLEGGSARHVVFSGSGRAAGKAVSCAEIVKRRVPGLHQLTKLRFLQTEDSWVPTSPDTGLDPLTVRRHVPAVWVLLSRDPLDPNECGYQPPGAPPGLGPIPSSSCGPRPRRRARDNRS; this is encoded by the coding sequence ATGGAGCACTACCGTAAGGCCGGCTCTGTGGAGCTCCCAGCACCGTCCCCGATTCCTCAACTGCCTCCCGATACCCTCGAGATGCGGGTTCGAGATGGCAGCAAAATCCGCaacctgctggggctggcgctgggccgcTTAGAGGGCGGCAGCGCAAGGCACGTGGTCTTCTCAGGGTCTGGCCGGGCCGCAGGGAAGGCTGTCAGCTGTGCGGAGATTGTGAAGCGGCGGGTCCCAGGCCTGCACCAGCTCACCAAGCTGCGATTCCTGCAGACTGAGGACAGCTGGGTCCCAACCTCACCTGATACCGGCCTAGACCCCCTCACAGTGCGCCGCCATGTGCCTGCAGTGTGGGTACTGCTCAGCCGGGACCCCCTGGACCCTAATGAGTGTGGCTATCAGCCTCCAGGGGCACCTCCTGGTCTGGGCCccatacccagctccagctgtggccccCGACCCCGAAGAAGAGCTCGAGACAACCGGTCCTGA